The following coding sequences are from one Trichoplusia ni isolate ovarian cell line Hi5 chromosome 15, tn1, whole genome shotgun sequence window:
- the LOC113501235 gene encoding long-chain fatty acid transport protein 4-like, which translates to MDAILAALVALMALAAAMAAVLSTLSKAAIFVILAVAPCVYRYRRHIYVFIKTLPRDAKFLWRYAQGMIRSKRWGRQDMTVAQLFTERALKNPDAPCFIVVGDRTWTFGEMATNSNKVARVMQEHLGLKRGDVVCVFMPNCAEYVWTWLGMAKLGAVSALINSNLRHKPLLHCIQVAKAKAIVFSEHLAEAISEIREQLPEDMKLLQLYGVCAPGVVDLRAEMARQPADYPDVVDKPRYKDTLLYIYTSGTTGMPKAAVLPNSKYLLVVVATVHMLGLNSKDRMYNPLPLYHLAGGLVGTGAALVDGIPSVLRAKFSASNYWTDCIKYDCTVAQYIGEMCRYLLAQPARVSDAQHRVRIMVGNGMRYAIWQQIVDRFKVPQINEIYGATEGNANIINVDNTVGAVGFLPTLVPTRLHPIALVKADDTGALLRGPDGYCIRCKPNEPGMFIGLIAQGNASREYYGYVDKNDSNKKLIRDVFCKGDAAFVSGDILVADELGYLYFRDRTGDTYKWKGENVASAEVEDAISTSLEQRPCVVYGVSIPQLEGRAGMAAIADPSRSLQLKRLARDLDDSLPSYARPLFLRIMNDIEITSTFKLKKLQYQKEGFDPEVIKEPLYFRSGDDFVPVTPELYTNICSGKVKL; encoded by the exons ATGGACGCGATACTGGCAGCTCTCGTCGCTCTCATGGCACTGGCCGCCGCGATGGCCGCCGTGCTCAGTACACTCTCTAAGGCGGCGATATTCGTCATCCTCGCTGTAGCGCCCTGCGTCTACCGATATAGGAGGCACATTTACGTATTTATCAAGACTCTACCGAGAGACGCCAA GTTCCTATGGCGTTACGCGCAGGGCATGATCCGCTCGAAGCGGTGGGGCCGGCAGGACATGACTGTGGCCCAACTGTTCACCGAACGCGCTCTCAAGAACCCGGACGCTCCTTGCTTCATCGTGGTGGGTGACCGCACCTGGACCTTTGGCGAG ATGGCCACAAACTCTAACAAGGTGGCTCGAGTGATGCAAGAGCACCTGGGTCTAAAGCGCGGCGACGTGGTGTGCGTGTTCATGCCGAACTGCGCGGAGTACGTGTGGACGTGGCTGGGCATGGCCAAGCTCGGCGCCGTATCCGCGCTCATCAACAGCAACCTGCGCCACAAGCCGCTGCTGCACTGCATACAGGTCGCCAAGGCTAAGGCCATCGTCTTCTCCGAACACCTCGCTGAAG CGATATCTGAGATCCGTGAGCAACTCCCGGAGGACATGAAGCTGCTGCAGCTGTACGGCGTGTGTGCGCCGGGCGTGGTGGACCTGCGCGCGGAGATGGCGCGCCAGCCCGCCGACTACCCGGACGTGGTGGACAAGCCGCGATACAAGGACACGCTGCTCTACATCTACACCTCGGGGACCACCGGCATGCCCAAGGCCGCTGTACTGCCCAACTCCAA GTACCTGCTGGTGGTGGTGGCGACCGTCCACATGCTGGGCCTGAACAGCAAGGACCGCATGTACAACCCGCTGCCGCTGTACCACCTGGCGGGCGGCCTGGTGGGCACGGGCGCCGCGCTCGTCGACGGGATCCCCTCCGTACTGCGCGCCAAGTTCTCCGCCTCCAACTACTGGACCGACTGCATCAAATATGATTGCACG GTCGCGCAGTACATCGGAGAGATGTGCCGCTACCTGCTGGCGCAGCCGGCGCGCGTGTCGGACGCGCAGCACCGCGTGCGCATCATGGTGGGCAACGGCATGCGCTACGCCATCTGGCAGCAGATCGTCGACAG GTTCAAAGTGCCCCAGATAAATGAAATCTATGGAGCTACGGAGGGCAACGCCAacataa TAAACGTGGACAACACAGTGGGCGCGGTGGGCTTCCTGCCGACGCTGGTCCCGACGCGGCTGCACCCCATCGCGCTGGTGAAGGCCGACGACACCGGCGCGCTGCTGCGCGGGCCCGACGGGTACTGCATACGCTGCAAGCCCA ATGAGCCTGGAATGTTCATCGGGCTGATTGCTCAGGGCAACGCCTCCAGAGAGTACTACGGATACGTTGATAAG AACGACAGCAACAAGAAGTTGATCCGCGACGTGTTCTGCAAGGGCGACGCCGCCTTCGTGTCGGGCGACATCCTGGTGGCGGACGAGCTGGGCTACCTGTACTTCCGCGACCGCACCGGCGACACCTACAAGTGGAAGGGGGAGAACGTGGCCTCCGCTGAGGTCGAGGACGCCATCTCCACCAGCCTGGAGCAGAGGCCCTGTGTCGTCTATGGAGTCTCT ATCCCGCAGCTGGAGGGTCGCGCGGGCATGGCGGCCATCGCGGACCCGTCCCGCTCGCTGCAGCTGAAGCGCCTCGCGCGGGACCTGGACGACTCGCTGCCCTCCTACGCGCGCCCGCTCTTCCTCAGGATCATGAACGACATCGAGATCACCA GCACGTTCAAGTTGAAGAAGCTGCAGTACCAGAAGGAAGGCTTCGACCCTGAAGTGATCAAGGAGCCGCTGTACTTCCGCTCCGGCGACGACTTCGTGCCCGTCACGCCCGAGCTCTACACCAACATCTGCAGCGGGAAGGTCAAGCTGTAG